In the genome of Geotrypetes seraphini chromosome 16, aGeoSer1.1, whole genome shotgun sequence, one region contains:
- the LOC117349509 gene encoding repetin-like isoform X1: MPSLINVIEDTIQVYFKYSQRSCNHQKLNNEELKSLIQNEFADVIKNPNDPQTAETVLKILDENKDGKVDFEEFMDLLAKVAKAYFKTFHKDKSQNTCQQEQTMSGQQKEIFTEQTDNFRQDTTKQKIIQQDSLEQNMPQPQHPQQISPPKQDYLSHQEPIKSGQDKKDLIKQTSWKDQQESGKTQVDQSQQNSSNQESWQKPQQNQDTVRRQGLSMEDSPKEYQQKQDPSQQQELNKQTSSQQQWSSQQGSWQEKQYSTDTQGLPHDEKQKHQSQPQQPSYQIDSKQNQTQDHNKSDLVQERQSQHQQSHHQVHHHDGQKSDLSQQQGFDKQTTSQEQWSSQRSSWQEKEYPIDKQGLSNDEKQKHQSQPQQPSYQIDSKQIQTQDHNKSDLVQERQSQHQQSHHQVHHHDGQKSDLSQQQGFDKQTTSQQQWSSQQGSWQEKEYPIDKQGLSNDEKQKHQSQPQQPSYQIDSKQNQTQDHNKSDLVQERQSQHQQSHHQVHHHDGQKSDLSQQQGFDKQTTSQEQWSSQRSSWQEKEYPIDKQGLSNDEKQKHQSQPQQPSYQIDSKQNQTQDHNKSDLVQERQSQHQQSHHHVHQHDGQKSDLSQKEHQEQEGQHHSQNSSYQLAKDKHDSSREHEHKYSSRQDKYKEDNQEREQKYQSSYPSRQPDKGRQDPSNEQEGQLYQTQYPPRQQDKYKQDNQEREHDTSHQSDKDRRFPSHEKEEQSYQSQYPPRQQDKYKQDPAQEKEQQYQSQYDQHQQDKNKQGLTEHHSSNLPQKEQGLGQQEDSGSVEHHDSSQNRHQKIHQRIQYQYQYLWSPYQPKFPWQK; encoded by the exons ATGCCGTCGCTCATAAATGTCATCGAGGACACCATCCAGGTTTACTTCAAGTATTCCCAACGATCATGCAACCACCAGAAACTGAACAACGAGGAGCTGAAATCACTGATTCAAAATGAGTTTGCAGATGTGATAAAG aaTCCAAATGATCCCCAGACTGCAGAGACTGTGCTGAAAATTCTAGATGAAAATAAGGATGGAAAAGTTGATTTTGAAGAGTTCATGGATCTACTGGCTAAAGTGGCCAAGGCCTACTTTAAGACTTTTCACAAGGATAAATCACAAAACACTTGCCAACAGGAACAAACGATGTCTGGACAGCAAAAAGAGATATTCACTGAGCAGACCGATAACTTCAGACAGGatacaacaaaacagaaaataattcaaCAAGATTCACTAGAACAGAACATGCCACAACCGCAGCATCCTCAGCAGATATCCCCACCAAAACAAGATTATCTTTCTCATCAAGAGCCTATTAAATCAGGTCAAGATAAGAAAGATCTAATTAAACAAACTTCATGGAAAGATCAACAAGAGTCAGGCAAAACTCAAGTAGATCAATCTCAACAAAATTCTTCTAACCAGGAATCATGGCAAAAACCCCAGCAAAATCAAGATACAGTCAGAAGACAAGGTCTAAGTATGGAAGACTCGCCCAAAGAATATCAGCAAAAACAAGATCCATCACAGCAACAAGAGTTGAATAAACAAACTTCATCTCAACAACAATGGTCATCTCAGCAAGGTTCATGGCAGGAAAAGCAGTACTCCACTGATACACAAGGTTTACCTCATGATGAAAAGCAGAAGCATCAATCCCAGCCACAACAACCATCATATCAAATAGATAGCAAACAAAATCAAACTCAAGACCATAATAAATCAGATCTAGTACAAGAAAGGCAGTCACAGCACCAACAATCACATCATCAAGTTCATCATCATGATGGGCAGAAATCAGATCTATCTCAACAACAAGGCTTTGATAAACAAACTACATCTCAAGAACAATGGTCATCTCAGCGAAGTTCATGGCAGGAAAAAGAGTACCCCATTGATAAACAAGGTTTATCTAATGATGAGAAGCAGAAACATCAATCCCAGCCACAACAACCATCATATCAAATAGATAGCAAACAAATTCAAACTCAAGACCATAATAAATCAGATCTAGTACAAGAAAGGCAGTCACAGCACCAACAATCACATCATCAAGTTCATCATCATGATGGGCAGAAATCAGATCTATCTCAACAACAAGGCTTTGATAAACAAACTACATCTCAACAACAATGGTCATCTCAGCAAGGTTCATGGCAGGAAAAAGAATACCCCATTGATAAACAAGGTTTATCTAATGATGAGAAGCAGAAACATCAATCCCAGCCACAACAACCATCATATCAAATAGATAGCAAACAAAATCAAACTCAAGACCATAATAAATCAGATCTAGTACAAGAAAGGCAGTCACAGCACCAACAATCACATCATCAAGTTCATCATCATGATGGGCAGAAATCAGATCTATCTCAACAACAAGGCTTTGATAAACAAACTACATCTCAAGAACAATGGTCATCTCAGCGAAGTTCATGGCAGGAAAAAGAGTACCCCATTGATAAACAAGGTTTATCTAATGATGAGAAGCAGAAACATCAATCCCAGCCACAACAACCATCATATCAAATAGATAGCAAACAAAATCAAACTCAAGACCATAATAAATCAGATCTAGTACAAGAAAGGCAGTCACAGCACCAACAATCACATCATCATGTTCATCAACATGATGGGCAGAAATCAGATCTATCTCAAAAAGAGCATCAAGAACAGGAAGGGCAACACCATTCCCAGAATTCTTCATATCAGCTAGCGAAGGATAAACATGATTCATCTAGAGAACATGAACATAAGTATTCTTCACGTCAAGACAAATATAAAGAAGATAATCAAGAACGGGAACAAAAATACCAATCCTCTTATCCTTCACGTCAACCAGACAAGGGTAGACAAGATCCATCTAATGAACAGGAGGGACAGCTGTACCAAACTCAGTATCCTCCACGCCAACAAGACAAATATAAACAAGATAATCAAGAACGGGAACACGACACGTCACATCAATCAGACAAGGATAGACGATTTCCATCTCATGAAAAGGAGGAACAATCgtatcaatcccagtatcctccACGTCAACAAGACAAATATAAACAAGATCCAGCTCAAGAAAAAGAACAGCAATACCAGTCCCAGTATGATCAGCATCAACAAGATAAGAATAAGCAAGGCCTAACTGAACATCATAGTTCAAATCTACCTCAAAAAGAACAGGGTCTAGGGCAACAGGAAGATTCAGGATCTGTTGAGCACCATGATTCATCTCAAAATCGACATCAGAAAATCCACCAACGCATTCAATATCAGTATCAGTATCTTTGGTCACCATACCAGCCCAAATTTCCATGGCAAAAATAA
- the LOC117349509 gene encoding putative mediator of RNA polymerase II transcription subunit 26 isoform X2 — translation MPSLINVIEDTIQVYFKYSQRSCNHQKLNNEELKSLIQNEFADVIKNPNDPQTAETVLKILDENKDGKVDFEEFMDLLAKVAKAYFKTFHKDKSQNTCQQEQTMSGQQKEIFTEQTDNFRQDTTKQKIIQQDSLEQNMPQPQHPQQISPPKQDYLSHQEPIKSGQDKKDLIKQTSWKDQQESGKTQVDQSQQNSSNQESWQKPQQNQDTVRRQGLSMEDSPKEYQQKQDPSQQQELNKQTSSQQQWSSQQGSWQEKQYSTDTQGLPHDEKQKHQSQPQQPSYQIDSKQNQTQDHNKSDLVQERQSQHQQSHHQVHHHDGQKSDLSQQQGFDKQTTSQEQWSSQRSSWQEKEYPIDKQGLSNDEKQKHQSQPQQPSYQIDSKQIQTQDHNKSDLVQERQSQHQQSHHQVHHHDGQKSDLSQQQGFDKQTTSQQQWSSQQGSWQEKEYPIDKQGLSNDEKQKHQSQPQQPSYQIDSKQNQTQDHNKSDLVQERQSQHQQSHHHVHQHDGQKSDLSQKEHQEQEGQHHSQNSSYQLAKDKHDSSREHEHKYSSRQDKYKEDNQEREQKYQSSYPSRQPDKGRQDPSNEQEGQLYQTQYPPRQQDKYKQDNQEREHDTSHQSDKDRRFPSHEKEEQSYQSQYPPRQQDKYKQDPAQEKEQQYQSQYDQHQQDKNKQGLTEHHSSNLPQKEQGLGQQEDSGSVEHHDSSQNRHQKIHQRIQYQYQYLWSPYQPKFPWQK, via the exons ATGCCGTCGCTCATAAATGTCATCGAGGACACCATCCAGGTTTACTTCAAGTATTCCCAACGATCATGCAACCACCAGAAACTGAACAACGAGGAGCTGAAATCACTGATTCAAAATGAGTTTGCAGATGTGATAAAG aaTCCAAATGATCCCCAGACTGCAGAGACTGTGCTGAAAATTCTAGATGAAAATAAGGATGGAAAAGTTGATTTTGAAGAGTTCATGGATCTACTGGCTAAAGTGGCCAAGGCCTACTTTAAGACTTTTCACAAGGATAAATCACAAAACACTTGCCAACAGGAACAAACGATGTCTGGACAGCAAAAAGAGATATTCACTGAGCAGACCGATAACTTCAGACAGGatacaacaaaacagaaaataattcaaCAAGATTCACTAGAACAGAACATGCCACAACCGCAGCATCCTCAGCAGATATCCCCACCAAAACAAGATTATCTTTCTCATCAAGAGCCTATTAAATCAGGTCAAGATAAGAAAGATCTAATTAAACAAACTTCATGGAAAGATCAACAAGAGTCAGGCAAAACTCAAGTAGATCAATCTCAACAAAATTCTTCTAACCAGGAATCATGGCAAAAACCCCAGCAAAATCAAGATACAGTCAGAAGACAAGGTCTAAGTATGGAAGACTCGCCCAAAGAATATCAGCAAAAACAAGATCCATCACAGCAACAAGAGTTGAATAAACAAACTTCATCTCAACAACAATGGTCATCTCAGCAAGGTTCATGGCAGGAAAAGCAGTACTCCACTGATACACAAGGTTTACCTCATGATGAAAAGCAGAAGCATCAATCCCAGCCACAACAACCATCATATCAAATAGATAGCAAACAAAATCAAACTCAAGACCATAATAAATCAGATCTAGTACAAGAAAGGCAGTCACAGCACCAACAATCACATCATCAAGTTCATCATCATGATGGGCAGAAATCAGATCTATCTCAACAACAAGGCTTTGATAAACAAACTACATCTCAAGAACAATGGTCATCTCAGCGAAGTTCATGGCAGGAAAAAGAGTACCCCATTGATAAACAAGGTTTATCTAATGATGAGAAGCAGAAACATCAATCCCAGCCACAACAACCATCATATCAAATAGATAGCAAACAAATTCAAACTCAAGACCATAATAAATCAGATCTAGTACAAGAAAGGCAGTCACAGCACCAACAATCACATCATCAAGTTCATCATCATGATGGGCAGAAATCAGATCTATCTCAACAACAAGGCTTTGATAAACAAACTACATCTCAACAACAATGGTCATCTCAGCAAGGTTCATGGCAGGAAAAAGAATACCCCATTGATAAACAAGGTTTATCTAATGATGAGAAGCAGAAACATCAATCCCAGCCACAACAACCATCATATCAAATAGATAGCAAACAAAATCAAACTCAAGACCATAATAAATCAGATCTAGTACAAGAAAGGCAGTCACAGCACCAACAATCAC ATCATCATGTTCATCAACATGATGGGCAGAAATCAGATCTATCTCAAAAAGAGCATCAAGAACAGGAAGGGCAACACCATTCCCAGAATTCTTCATATCAGCTAGCGAAGGATAAACATGATTCATCTAGAGAACATGAACATAAGTATTCTTCACGTCAAGACAAATATAAAGAAGATAATCAAGAACGGGAACAAAAATACCAATCCTCTTATCCTTCACGTCAACCAGACAAGGGTAGACAAGATCCATCTAATGAACAGGAGGGACAGCTGTACCAAACTCAGTATCCTCCACGCCAACAAGACAAATATAAACAAGATAATCAAGAACGGGAACACGACACGTCACATCAATCAGACAAGGATAGACGATTTCCATCTCATGAAAAGGAGGAACAATCgtatcaatcccagtatcctccACGTCAACAAGACAAATATAAACAAGATCCAGCTCAAGAAAAAGAACAGCAATACCAGTCCCAGTATGATCAGCATCAACAAGATAAGAATAAGCAAGGCCTAACTGAACATCATAGTTCAAATCTACCTCAAAAAGAACAGGGTCTAGGGCAACAGGAAGATTCAGGATCTGTTGAGCACCATGATTCATCTCAAAATCGACATCAGAAAATCCACCAACGCATTCAATATCAGTATCAGTATCTTTGGTCACCATACCAGCCCAAATTTCCATGGCAAAAATAA